In the genome of Streptomyces collinus, one region contains:
- a CDS encoding TOBE domain-containing protein has protein sequence MSLSIRNQLPGTVTAVTPGEAMATVRVRLTGGQDLTAAITREAAEELRLTPGATVRALMKSTEVSLATAPVEGLSIRNQLPGTVTDIAAGDAMASVRVTVEGGELTAAITRDAADDLALSPGIPVVALIKATEVSLATP, from the coding sequence ATGAGCCTGAGCATCCGCAACCAGCTCCCCGGCACCGTCACCGCCGTCACTCCAGGCGAGGCCATGGCGACGGTCAGGGTCCGCCTCACCGGCGGCCAGGACCTCACCGCGGCGATCACCCGCGAGGCCGCGGAAGAGCTCCGTCTCACCCCGGGCGCCACCGTGCGCGCCCTGATGAAGTCGACGGAGGTCTCCCTGGCCACCGCGCCGGTCGAGGGCCTGTCGATCCGCAATCAGCTCCCCGGGACGGTCACGGACATCGCGGCCGGCGACGCGATGGCGTCGGTCCGCGTCACGGTCGAGGGCGGCGAACTGACCGCCGCGATCACCCGGGACGCGGCGGACGACCTGGCCCTGTCCCCCGGGATCCCCGTCGTCGCCCTGATCAAGGCGACC